Proteins encoded together in one Balaenoptera musculus isolate JJ_BM4_2016_0621 chromosome 6, mBalMus1.pri.v3, whole genome shotgun sequence window:
- the LOC118897089 gene encoding ADP-ribosylation factor-binding protein GGA2-like, which translates to MAAMAVAAGAGAGAAAGAESAEGPPGPAAALELWLNKATDPSMSEQDWSAIQNFCDQVNTDPNGSTHAPWLLAHKIQSPQEKEALYALAVLEVCVNRCGEKFHNEVAKFRFLNELIKVLSPKHLGSWTTEKVKGRVIEILFSWTVWFPEDIKIRDAYQMLKKQGIIKQDPKLPVDKILPPPSPWPKSSIFEADEEKSKLLTRLLKSSHPEDLQAANRLLKNVVEEEQEKSEKVSKRVSAVEEVRSHVKVPQERLSTCRRPGQAPPDQAALQVVCERCEKLRPTPFRLASDTTDDDDALAEVLQANDLLTQGVLLYKQVMEGRVTFGNTVVSSLGDIPVSRVFQNPAGCMKNCPLIDLEVDSGPEQAGTVAPSILHQDLAALGISDGPVTKKVASQNCGQEKRNPTTSTLPGGGVQSPSAERNLLDLLSPQPSPGPLNYIPQKSIPKEVPPGTKSSPGWSWEAGPLASSPSSQNTPLAQVFVPLESVKPSNLPPLIVYDRNGFRILLHFSQTGAPGHPEVQVLLLTMMSTATQPVWDIMFQVAVPKSVRVKLQPASSSKLPAFSPSMPPAVTSQMLLLDSPHKEPIGYGIS; encoded by the coding sequence ATGGCGGCGATGGCggtggcggcgggggcgggggccggggccgCGGCGGGGGCCGAGTCGGCTGAGGGGCCCCCGGGGCCGGCGGCGGCGCTGGAGCTGTGGCTCAATAAAGCCACAGACCCAAGCATGTCAGAACAGGATTGGTCAGCTATCCAGAATTTCTGTGACCAAGTGAACACTGATCCCAATGGCTCAACCCATGCACCTTGGCTACTGGCCCACAAGATCCAGTCTCCACAAGAGAAAGAAGCTCTTTATGCCTTAGCGGTGCTGGAGGTGTGTGTGAACCGCTGTGGGGAGAAGTTCCACAATGAGGTGGCCAAGTTCCGCTTCCTGAACGAGCTCATCAAAGTGTTGTCCCCAAAGCACCTAGGCTCCTGGACCACAGAAAAAGTTAAAGGAAGAGTCATTGAAATACTCTTCAGTTGGACGGTCTGGTTTCCAGAAGACATCAAGATCCGAGATGCTTACCAGATGCTGAAGAAGCAAGGAATCATAAAGCAAGACCCTAAACTACCAGTGGATAAAATCTTGCCCCCACCTTCTCCCTGGCCCAAGAGCTCCATCTTCGAGGCCGATGAAGAAAAGTCAAAGCTTCTGACAAGGCTTCTGAAGAGCAGCCACCCTGAGGATCTTCAGGCTGCAAACCGGCTGCTCAAGAATGTGGTCGaggaggaacaagaaaaatcagaaaaggtgTCCAAGAGAGTCAGTGCTGTGGAGGAGGTACGGAGCCACGTGAAGGTGCCGCAGGAAAGGCTGAGCACGTGCCGCAGGCCAGGGCAGGCCCCGCCAGACCAGGCAGCCTTGCAGGTCGTGTGTGAGAGGTGTGAGAAGCTGCGGCCCACCCCGTTCCGGCTGGCAAGCGATACCACCGATGACGACGATGCACTCGCGGAGGTTCTCCAGGCAAATGACCTCCTCACCCAGGGAGTTCTGCTGTACAAACAGGTGATGGAGGGCCGTGTCACCTTTGGGAACACAGTGGTCAGCTCTTTGGGAGACATACCTGTCTCCAGAGTGTTTCAGAATCCAGCAGGCTGCATGAAGAACTGCCCCCTGATTGACTTGGAGGTGGACAGTGGGCCCGAGCAGGCTGGGACTGTGGCGCCATCTATACTGCATCAGGACCTGGCAGCCTTAGGGATCAGTGATGGCCCAGTTACCAAAAAGGTTGCGAGTCAGAATTGCGGTCAGGAAAAGAGGAACCCTACCACCAGCACGCTGCCGGGTGGTGGTGTTCAGAGCCCTTCTGCAGAAAGGAACTTGCTGGatctcctctccccacagccGTCTCCGGGACCTCTGAATTATATTCCGCAGAAAAGTATCCCCAAGGAAGTGCCACCAGGTACTAAGTCCTCTCCAGGTTGGTCCTGGGAGGCTGGCCCATTGGCTTCTTCTCCGTCTTCCCAGAATACACCTCTGGCTCAAGTGTTTGTCCCTTTGGAGTCTGTTAAGCCCAGCAACCTGCCTCCTCTTATCGTGTATGACCGGAATGGATTCAGAATTCTACTCCACTTTTCCCAGACTGGGGCCCCTGGCCACCCAGAGGTTCAGGTGCTACTGTTGACCATGATGAGCACGGCCACCCAGCCTGTCTGGGACATCATGTTTCAAGTAGCTGTGCCAAAGTCAGTGAGAGTGAAACTACAGCCAGCGTCCAGCTCCAAGCTTCCTGCTTTCAGTCCTTCGATGCCTCCAGCAGTGACCTCTCAGATGCTGCTGCTTGACAGTCCACACAAAGAGCCCATCGGTTACGGTATAAGCTGA